A genomic region of Mitsuaria sp. 7 contains the following coding sequences:
- the yihA gene encoding ribosome biogenesis GTP-binding protein YihA/YsxC: MAPLAPRGLPEIAFVGRSNAGKSTAVNTLAQQKRLAFASKTPGRTQHINLFAVGPRDAPNALFADLPGYGYAAVARDAKLRWQRVMADYLGQREELSGVVLMVDSRLGLTDLDKQLLEYVSDRVTAGEVSLLVVLTKADKLNRKEGAAILAQVQKDLGVLATEDSDIGVTLFSALNKQGLEDVAEVIYDWAHAEPRASDDESAEDDSDEASDEALDDVAEDEAGKA, encoded by the coding sequence CTGGCCCCGCTGGCCCCGCGCGGCCTGCCGGAGATCGCCTTCGTCGGCCGTTCCAACGCCGGCAAGTCGACGGCGGTCAACACGCTGGCGCAGCAGAAGCGCCTGGCCTTCGCGTCGAAGACGCCGGGCCGCACGCAGCACATCAACCTGTTCGCGGTGGGCCCGCGCGACGCGCCCAACGCGCTGTTCGCCGACCTGCCCGGCTATGGCTATGCCGCGGTGGCGCGCGACGCCAAGCTGCGCTGGCAGCGCGTCATGGCCGACTACCTCGGCCAGCGCGAGGAGCTGTCGGGCGTGGTGCTGATGGTCGACTCCCGCCTGGGATTGACCGACCTCGACAAGCAGCTGCTCGAATACGTGTCCGACCGCGTCACCGCCGGCGAGGTCAGCCTGCTGGTCGTACTGACCAAGGCCGACAAGCTCAACCGCAAGGAAGGCGCCGCCATCCTGGCGCAGGTCCAGAAGGACCTGGGCGTGCTGGCGACGGAGGACTCCGACATCGGCGTCACGCTGTTTTCGGCGCTGAACAAGCAGGGCCTGGAAGACGTCGCCGAGGTCATCTACGACTGGGCGCACGCCGAGCCGCGCGCGTCGGACGACGAGTCTGCCGAGGACGACTCGGATGAAGCCTCGGATGAAGCCTTGGATGACGTCGCGGAAGACGAGGCCGGCAAGGCCTGA
- a CDS encoding cytochrome c — translation MKTAAFLLSSMVLMSGAANANEPPAAAKPDLTKGQAISSQVCAACHTADGTRGSPANPIIAGQHADYLAKQLHEFKSGKRKNAVMSGMAAPLTDDDIRNVSAFYASKGSKPGFAKNKELITLGEKIYRGGIADKQVPACAGCHSPNGAGIPAQYPRLGGQHSDYTEAQLTAFRAGGRPNSPQMLAIAAKMSDREIKAVSDYIAGLR, via the coding sequence ATGAAGACTGCCGCTTTCCTGTTGTCGAGCATGGTTTTGATGTCCGGCGCCGCCAACGCCAACGAACCCCCAGCAGCGGCCAAGCCCGATCTGACCAAGGGCCAGGCCATCAGCTCCCAGGTCTGTGCCGCCTGCCACACGGCGGACGGTACCCGGGGCAGTCCCGCCAATCCCATCATCGCCGGCCAGCACGCCGACTACCTCGCCAAGCAATTGCACGAGTTCAAGTCGGGCAAGCGCAAGAACGCGGTGATGTCGGGCATGGCCGCGCCGCTGACGGATGACGACATCCGCAACGTCTCCGCGTTCTACGCCAGCAAGGGCTCCAAGCCCGGCTTCGCGAAGAACAAGGAGCTGATCACCCTGGGCGAGAAGATCTACCGGGGCGGCATCGCGGACAAGCAGGTGCCCGCCTGCGCCGGCTGTCACAGCCCGAACGGCGCCGGCATCCCGGCGCAGTACCCGCGCCTGGGCGGCCAGCACAGCGACTACACCGAGGCCCAGCTGACGGCGTTCCGCGCCGGTGGCCGCCCCAACAGCCCGCAGATGCTGGCCATCGCCGCCAAGATGAGCGACCGCGAGATCAAGGCGGTCTCGGACTACATCGCCGGCCTGCGCTGA
- a CDS encoding cytochrome c biogenesis protein ResB, translating to MTEKSPESPPRQPARTAQAVARVALDDAMELVASMRFAIALLTVLCIASVIGTVVQQRQPMPNYVNQFGPFWSELFGKFDLYTVYSAWWFLLMLGFLVVSTSLCIARHTPKILRDLKTYKESMREQSIQAFKHKALGYLHMNPEAALGQINAWLSAEGWKARAQVRNGGVMIGARKGSAHKIGYLAAHSAIVLICLGGLFDGDLVVRVMMWAQGKHIYQGDDLTKVTDINRLTPANPSFRGNLYVPEGSRSSTALISMPSGVVVQDLPFDVELKKFIVEYYSTGMPKLFASDVILHDRRDGSTTKATVKVNEPVTYRGVTLYQSSFEDGGSTLKLKLRALQAAHDTPLEGKVNGTTTLTADGEKYGLEFTGLRVINVENFADDGKDKNGTDVRKVDLVGRLEQHLGSGANLEGKKTLRNVGPSFSYKLRDASGQAREYSNYMLPLELDGHRVILLGVRDTLSDSFRYLRIPVDGKDSMEGWLALRRGLADPAQRLQAARSYALGASPPDKPAMQAQLEATALRTLTLFAGAEGLKADAPAQGAAVGGLPALSQFIEREVPEGERARVSEVLLRILNGSLFELHKQAEEQLGHPAPQPGEATQAFMTQSVMSLSDAMFYPAPVVIQLDDFQQVQASVFQVTRAPGQTLVYLGAVLLIIGVFAMLYIKERRLWLWLEAAPGRNEQTRVRMALSSNRDTPDLPVEFESLKQRLLHEEA from the coding sequence ATGACCGAGAAGTCCCCCGAGAGTCCTCCCCGCCAGCCAGCCCGGACCGCCCAGGCGGTCGCGCGCGTCGCGCTCGACGACGCGATGGAGCTCGTGGCGTCGATGCGCTTCGCCATCGCGCTGCTGACGGTGCTGTGCATCGCCTCCGTGATCGGCACCGTCGTGCAGCAGCGCCAGCCGATGCCCAACTACGTCAACCAGTTCGGACCGTTCTGGTCGGAGCTGTTCGGCAAGTTCGACCTCTACACCGTCTACAGCGCCTGGTGGTTCCTGCTGATGCTGGGTTTCCTGGTCGTGTCGACCAGCCTGTGCATCGCGCGCCATACGCCCAAGATCCTGCGCGACCTGAAGACCTACAAGGAGTCGATGCGCGAGCAATCGATCCAGGCCTTCAAGCACAAGGCGCTGGGATACCTGCACATGAATCCGGAGGCCGCGCTCGGCCAGATCAACGCGTGGCTGAGCGCCGAGGGCTGGAAGGCCCGCGCCCAGGTGCGCAACGGCGGCGTGATGATCGGGGCGCGCAAGGGCTCGGCGCACAAGATCGGCTATCTGGCGGCGCATTCGGCCATCGTGCTGATCTGCCTGGGCGGGCTGTTCGACGGCGACCTGGTCGTGCGCGTGATGATGTGGGCGCAGGGCAAGCACATCTACCAGGGCGACGACCTCACCAAGGTCACCGACATCAACCGCCTGACGCCGGCCAACCCGAGCTTCCGCGGCAACCTGTACGTGCCCGAGGGCAGCCGCTCGTCGACGGCGCTGATCTCGATGCCCAGCGGCGTCGTGGTGCAGGACCTGCCCTTCGACGTGGAGCTCAAGAAGTTCATCGTCGAGTACTACTCGACCGGCATGCCCAAGCTGTTCGCCAGCGACGTCATCCTGCACGACCGCCGCGACGGTTCAACGACCAAGGCCACCGTCAAGGTCAACGAGCCGGTGACCTACCGCGGCGTGACGCTCTACCAGAGCAGTTTCGAGGACGGCGGCTCCACGCTGAAGCTCAAGCTGCGCGCGCTGCAGGCGGCGCATGACACGCCGCTGGAAGGCAAGGTCAACGGCACGACGACGCTGACGGCGGACGGCGAGAAATACGGGCTCGAGTTCACCGGGCTGCGCGTCATCAACGTCGAGAACTTCGCCGACGACGGCAAGGACAAGAACGGCACCGACGTGCGCAAGGTCGACCTGGTCGGCCGGCTGGAGCAGCACCTGGGCTCGGGCGCCAACCTCGAAGGCAAGAAGACGCTGCGCAACGTCGGTCCCTCGTTCAGCTACAAGCTGCGCGACGCCAGCGGCCAGGCGCGCGAGTACAGCAACTACATGCTGCCGCTGGAGCTGGACGGCCACCGCGTGATCCTGCTGGGCGTGCGCGACACGCTGTCGGACAGCTTCCGCTACCTGCGCATCCCCGTGGACGGCAAGGACAGCATGGAAGGCTGGCTGGCGCTGCGGCGCGGGCTGGCCGATCCGGCGCAGCGGCTGCAGGCGGCCCGGAGCTACGCGCTGGGCGCGAGCCCGCCGGACAAGCCGGCGATGCAGGCGCAGCTGGAGGCGACCGCGCTGCGGACGCTGACGCTGTTCGCCGGCGCCGAGGGCCTGAAGGCCGATGCGCCCGCGCAGGGCGCGGCGGTGGGCGGCCTGCCGGCGCTGTCGCAGTTCATCGAGCGCGAGGTCCCCGAAGGCGAGCGCGCCCGCGTGTCCGAGGTGCTGCTGCGCATCCTCAACGGCAGCCTGTTCGAGCTCCACAAGCAGGCCGAGGAACAGCTCGGCCATCCGGCGCCCCAGCCGGGCGAGGCGACGCAGGCCTTCATGACGCAGTCGGTGATGTCGCTGTCGGACGCGATGTTCTATCCGGCGCCGGTCGTCATCCAGCTGGACGATTTCCAGCAGGTGCAGGCCAGCGTGTTCCAGGTGACGCGCGCGCCGGGGCAGACGCTGGTCTACCTCGGAGCGGTATTGCTCATCATCGGCGTGTTTGCGATGCTCTACATCAAGGAACGCCGGCTGTGGCTGTGGCTGGAAGCCGCGCCGGGCCGGAACGAACAGACCCGCGTCCGCATGGCGCTGTCCAGCAACCGCGATACCCCCGACCTGCCCGTCGAATTCGAATCGCTCAAGCAGCGTCTGCTGCATGAGGAGGCCTGA
- the ccsB gene encoding c-type cytochrome biogenesis protein CcsB, translated as MNTTTADSSHLPSQLPSQLPGSGEATPTRSLVIGKHGYFQGRNTFDWIFAALVLIGAGFAFSRYHASMDVYEKGILAGATPALIALGWFWRPLRLLCLIVGAASLFAIQLYLRQTDSFGADLAAGEKVFFLKYMLSSQSAILWMSVLVWMSTLFYWLGFLKKDGVSAAEAIGTRLAWGAVGMALIGTMVRWFESHQIAPDIGHIPVSNLYEVFVLFTWLTTLMYLYYEQRFATRALGAYVMLVVSSAVGFLLWYTMAREAHEIQPLVPALQSWWMKIHVPANFIGYGSFALAAMVALATLLKTATPRALVIGLIGVPVGLVLVLVGFRFGANVSPEIATGLNGWAGKMAGVAVFLAASVALRGPLTARLPALTVLDDLTYKSIALGFAFFTIATILGAFWAAEAWGGYWSWDPKETWALIVWLNYAAWLHMRLIKGLRGVVGAWWALIGLLVTTFAFLGVNMFLSGLHSYGTL; from the coding sequence ATGAACACCACCACCGCGGACTCGTCCCACCTGCCCTCCCAGCTGCCTTCGCAGCTGCCGGGCTCGGGCGAGGCGACGCCCACACGCTCGCTGGTCATCGGCAAGCACGGCTACTTCCAGGGTCGCAACACCTTCGACTGGATCTTCGCGGCGCTGGTGCTGATCGGCGCGGGCTTCGCGTTCAGCCGCTACCACGCGTCGATGGATGTCTACGAGAAGGGCATCCTGGCCGGCGCCACGCCGGCGCTGATCGCGCTGGGCTGGTTCTGGCGGCCGCTGCGGCTGCTGTGCCTGATCGTGGGCGCGGCCAGCCTCTTCGCCATCCAGCTCTACCTGCGCCAGACCGACAGCTTCGGCGCCGACCTGGCGGCGGGCGAGAAGGTCTTCTTCCTGAAGTACATGCTGTCCAGCCAGAGCGCGATCCTGTGGATGAGCGTGCTGGTGTGGATGAGCACGCTGTTCTACTGGCTGGGCTTCCTGAAGAAGGACGGCGTCAGCGCGGCCGAGGCGATCGGCACGCGGCTGGCCTGGGGCGCCGTGGGCATGGCGCTGATCGGCACGATGGTGCGCTGGTTCGAGAGCCACCAGATCGCGCCCGACATCGGCCACATCCCGGTCAGCAACCTGTACGAGGTGTTCGTCCTCTTCACCTGGCTGACGACGCTGATGTACCTGTACTACGAGCAGCGCTTCGCGACGCGGGCGCTGGGCGCCTACGTGATGCTGGTGGTGAGTTCGGCGGTCGGTTTCCTGCTCTGGTACACGATGGCGCGTGAGGCGCACGAGATCCAGCCGCTGGTGCCGGCGCTGCAGAGCTGGTGGATGAAGATCCACGTGCCGGCGAACTTCATCGGATACGGCAGCTTCGCGTTGGCCGCGATGGTGGCCCTGGCGACGCTGCTCAAGACGGCGACGCCGCGCGCGCTGGTGATCGGTCTGATCGGCGTGCCGGTGGGTCTGGTGCTGGTGCTGGTGGGCTTCCGCTTCGGCGCGAACGTCTCGCCGGAGATCGCGACGGGCCTGAACGGCTGGGCCGGCAAGATGGCCGGCGTGGCGGTGTTCCTGGCCGCGAGCGTCGCGTTGCGCGGTCCGCTGACGGCACGGCTGCCGGCGCTGACGGTGCTGGACGACCTGACGTACAAGTCGATCGCGCTGGGCTTCGCCTTCTTCACGATCGCGACCATCCTGGGCGCGTTCTGGGCGGCGGAAGCCTGGGGCGGCTACTGGAGCTGGGACCCGAAGGAAACCTGGGCGCTGATCGTCTGGCTGAACTATGCGGCCTGGCTGCACATGCGGCTGATCAAGGGCCTGCGCGGCGTGGTCGGCGCATGGTGGGCGCTGATCGGGCTGCTGGTCACGACCTTCGCGTTCCTCGGGGTCAACATGTTCCTGTCGGGGCTGCACTCGTACGGGACGCTGTAA
- a CDS encoding RHS repeat-associated core domain-containing protein, with translation MNGIKKHGKCRSTLAPIVAAFIGLFAFGTHAATLPPPPVSPAPVTDYEYDAKGNPTKVIKAKGVSGFGFATTNAYDPLDRVKTSTDARNGVTQLGYDGIDQLKQVTDPRNLVTSYQRNGLGDLAQLVSPDTGTANSTYDPNGNLLTRIDSRGVQGTYVYDGLNRMTSAIYTKSGQAAQNYSWTYDQTGGDFGIGTKRLTTAVSPSTTTKYGYDIKGRLITVVQSVGGVVLTTRYGYDRADHVTSITYPSGRLLTIQYEDGFMTGMTLAKDAVSTAKPLVTNVQWDPFGPMSSWQIQLTAGPKTIERVFDTYGRLVRYPLNGVVRDITYDAADRIVSYTHLDATTGAVTAEAQAMNQSFGYDELGRLTSIVTPANSWTIGYDANGNRTGMTLNGAARNYTTATTSNRLTGIDNPVRSFTHDAAGNTLTDTGLGYTTTYGLDNRLATLTSAGVTTTYNYDAGGQRVRKVTGTSRPHFAYDQDGQLLGEYNSSGGALQEFVWLGNTLIAVLTNSSTAEPRVYYAYSDHLNTPRVIVNSAGDVRWRWIAEPFGTTAAESIPNSLENLVVNLRFPGQYFDKESGLNYNYFRDYDGTSGRYAQSDPIGLAGGINTYAYVYGDPVSWIDPSGLDVYLCSQPAFGIPWNPVDHQWLKTDTAEAGMGGTRGNVPGNESGDLPGDLVQVTSHRGRSSEAGASCGRVPDVDENKVNEALRIGRPLGRWGPTNQCQSFAQRTLRESSLIPAPPLAAGAPAR, from the coding sequence ATGAACGGAATCAAGAAGCACGGGAAGTGCCGGAGCACGCTCGCGCCCATCGTGGCTGCGTTCATCGGACTCTTCGCCTTCGGCACGCATGCAGCGACGCTCCCGCCTCCACCGGTCTCGCCGGCCCCGGTCACCGACTACGAGTACGACGCCAAGGGCAATCCGACCAAGGTGATCAAGGCCAAGGGCGTGAGCGGCTTCGGCTTCGCGACAACCAATGCTTATGACCCACTGGACCGGGTCAAGACCAGCACGGACGCGCGCAACGGCGTGACGCAGCTCGGCTACGACGGCATCGATCAGCTGAAGCAGGTCACCGATCCTCGCAACCTGGTGACGAGCTATCAGCGCAATGGGCTGGGTGACCTCGCGCAGTTGGTGAGTCCCGACACGGGCACTGCCAACAGCACCTACGACCCCAACGGGAATCTGCTCACCCGCATCGACAGCCGAGGCGTCCAGGGGACCTACGTCTATGACGGTCTCAACCGAATGACATCGGCGATCTACACGAAGAGCGGACAGGCGGCGCAGAACTACTCGTGGACCTACGACCAGACGGGCGGCGACTTCGGCATAGGCACCAAACGTCTGACCACGGCTGTCAGCCCATCGACGACCACGAAGTACGGCTACGACATCAAGGGGCGGCTCATCACCGTGGTTCAAAGCGTGGGCGGCGTGGTGCTCACCACCCGCTACGGCTACGACCGCGCGGACCACGTCACCTCCATCACGTATCCGTCGGGTCGACTGCTGACAATCCAGTACGAAGACGGTTTCATGACCGGCATGACGCTGGCCAAGGATGCGGTCAGCACCGCCAAGCCGTTGGTCACCAACGTCCAGTGGGATCCGTTCGGACCGATGAGCAGTTGGCAGATCCAGCTGACGGCAGGGCCGAAGACGATCGAACGGGTCTTCGACACTTACGGACGTCTCGTCCGCTACCCGCTGAACGGCGTGGTGCGCGACATCACCTACGACGCCGCCGATCGCATCGTCAGCTACACGCATCTGGACGCGACAACTGGAGCGGTGACGGCTGAAGCGCAGGCGATGAACCAGAGCTTCGGCTATGACGAGCTCGGGCGTCTGACCAGCATCGTCACGCCCGCCAATTCCTGGACCATCGGCTACGACGCCAACGGCAACCGGACCGGGATGACGCTCAACGGCGCGGCCAGGAACTACACCACCGCGACGACGAGCAACCGGCTCACCGGTATCGATAACCCGGTACGCAGCTTCACCCACGACGCCGCAGGCAACACGCTCACAGACACCGGGCTCGGCTACACGACCACGTACGGGCTCGATAACCGTCTGGCCACGCTCACGAGCGCTGGCGTCACCACGACCTACAACTACGACGCTGGTGGCCAGCGCGTGCGCAAGGTGACAGGCACGTCCCGACCCCACTTTGCGTACGACCAGGACGGACAACTGCTCGGCGAGTACAACAGCTCAGGCGGCGCACTGCAGGAGTTCGTGTGGCTGGGCAACACGCTGATCGCCGTTTTGACCAACTCGTCGACGGCGGAGCCGCGTGTCTACTACGCGTACTCGGATCACCTCAACACGCCCCGCGTGATCGTGAACTCGGCGGGCGACGTTCGCTGGCGCTGGATCGCCGAGCCCTTCGGCACCACGGCGGCGGAGAGCATCCCCAACTCGCTCGAGAACCTCGTCGTCAACCTGCGCTTCCCCGGCCAGTACTTCGACAAGGAGTCGGGGCTGAACTACAACTACTTCCGGGACTATGACGGGACGAGCGGTCGATATGCGCAATCTGATCCTATCGGCCTTGCCGGTGGAATCAACACCTATGCGTACGTCTACGGGGACCCTGTGAGTTGGATCGACCCGAGCGGCTTGGACGTCTATCTGTGCTCTCAACCGGCATTTGGGATCCCTTGGAATCCAGTGGACCATCAATGGTTGAAGACAGACACCGCTGAGGCGGGCATGGGGGGCACGAGGGGCAACGTCCCGGGGAATGAAAGTGGCGACCTCCCTGGTGATTTGGTCCAAGTAACGAGTCACAGGGGCAGAAGTAGCGAGGCTGGCGCCTCATGTGGGAGAGTTCCCGACGTTGACGAGAACAAGGTCAACGAGGCTTTGAGAATCGGCCGGCCACTAGGCCGCTGGGGACCCACCAACCAATGCCAGTCCTTCGCACAACGGACGCTTCGTGAGTCGTCCTTGATTCCGGCACCACCATTGGCAGCAGGCGCGCCTGCTCGTTAG
- a CDS encoding RHS repeat domain-containing protein: protein MPLSSILNGLRLRACSSSRWLTLGALVLTGIQPASAEYSKWVPGPWDYATISYAPVACGEVDGTKHHIPAPDDPHLGRGFAAMALAEALSFGNSACKKESKCVTVSWAAGGACRFDGAQSGYFSCPVTGTRRIQDYNPGTDACEGPVRIAETEGGVMATKACQSRTQGALFDVDSARCYCANDSVFYPPENACLPRADRRITLPCDTCHGNPLVVGNGTKLQIQELGWQPWLPLHLTFNSIDALPFEDGAAPYVGNATPLLPGFWSLSLEREFFYSGPSGALVNFVRPDGNLLTYGASASGSSADLRIPASPVVNDQAWGAGWTYFRDASAMVLEEFDRDLRRVTTLHHATGKRLTFSRAQSATADYPLYAPLYVEDQDGRRWSLGYRAGFVVSVTDPAGKVVSIDSTASGVTGIRWPDGTSRRFLYEDGNARLLSGYVNEAGVRAGTYRYDATGRAISTERALGLDAFSVRWTKGPRNKWVSETYDPEHRVIWRDLYIDAPKDGLVTFPNGSTEALEMDGTFGLLKWSAKTQTGVDGLSRTTRRAFDARMNVTQLDDYNGVRSCMTYAADRNVELTRIEGLNATAVCDVVRTAALPAGARKISTQWHPLWRMATRTAEPLRVTTIIHNGQPDPFNGNAIASCAPSDGVLSNREPIAVVCKRVEQATTDETGEQGFDAQPKPGVATRMATWTYTSQGKVLTERDARGVTIVTNEYYAATTADYTKNDLKSTTNAVGHKTSFLRYNAYGQPLEVVDANAASTVYTYDARQRVKTTTTSGSTTTFDYWPTGELKRTSQADGSTVNYEYDDARRLTAVADSRGNRVEYTLDAEGKRIKENAKDPSGALKRTMSRAFDALGRAQQTTGRE, encoded by the coding sequence ATGCCCCTCTCTTCGATCTTGAACGGTCTGCGCCTGCGTGCCTGCAGTTCCTCTCGGTGGTTGACGCTCGGCGCGCTGGTCTTGACCGGTATCCAGCCGGCATCTGCCGAATACAGCAAATGGGTGCCGGGGCCTTGGGATTACGCCACCATCAGCTATGCCCCGGTGGCCTGCGGCGAAGTCGACGGGACCAAGCATCACATCCCGGCGCCCGATGACCCCCACCTGGGGCGGGGGTTCGCTGCCATGGCACTGGCCGAGGCCCTTTCATTCGGCAATTCGGCCTGCAAGAAGGAGTCGAAGTGCGTCACCGTGTCGTGGGCGGCCGGCGGCGCCTGCCGGTTTGACGGAGCGCAGAGCGGGTACTTCAGCTGCCCGGTGACCGGCACTCGCCGTATCCAGGACTACAACCCGGGAACTGACGCTTGCGAGGGGCCCGTGCGGATCGCGGAAACGGAAGGCGGCGTCATGGCCACGAAGGCCTGCCAGAGCCGAACACAAGGCGCATTGTTCGATGTCGACAGCGCTCGGTGCTATTGCGCCAACGACAGCGTCTTCTACCCGCCGGAGAATGCGTGCCTCCCGCGCGCAGACCGCCGGATCACCTTGCCCTGCGACACGTGCCACGGCAACCCGCTGGTCGTCGGCAACGGCACCAAGCTGCAGATCCAGGAACTCGGCTGGCAGCCTTGGCTGCCGCTGCACCTGACGTTCAATTCGATCGACGCGCTGCCGTTCGAGGACGGCGCTGCCCCGTACGTCGGCAACGCCACGCCGCTTCTGCCAGGCTTTTGGTCGCTCAGTCTGGAGCGCGAGTTCTTCTATTCCGGCCCTAGCGGAGCCCTGGTCAATTTCGTCAGACCCGACGGCAATCTCCTCACCTACGGGGCGTCAGCCTCCGGATCGAGCGCCGATCTGCGCATCCCCGCCAGCCCGGTGGTGAACGACCAGGCATGGGGGGCGGGCTGGACGTACTTCCGGGACGCCAGTGCGATGGTCCTGGAGGAATTCGATCGGGATCTGCGCAGAGTCACCACGCTGCATCACGCGACCGGGAAGCGCCTGACTTTTAGCCGCGCGCAATCGGCGACCGCGGACTATCCGCTGTATGCGCCGCTCTACGTGGAGGACCAGGACGGGCGTCGATGGTCTCTCGGCTATCGCGCCGGCTTCGTCGTGAGCGTGACTGACCCGGCGGGGAAGGTCGTGTCGATCGACAGTACCGCTTCAGGCGTCACAGGCATCCGATGGCCCGACGGGACGTCGCGGCGATTCCTGTACGAAGACGGGAACGCGCGGCTGTTGAGCGGCTATGTGAACGAAGCCGGGGTTCGGGCCGGAACCTACCGCTACGACGCGACGGGCCGGGCCATCTCCACCGAGCGCGCGCTCGGCCTGGATGCCTTCTCGGTCAGGTGGACGAAGGGCCCTCGCAACAAGTGGGTCAGCGAAACGTACGACCCGGAGCATCGGGTCATCTGGCGCGATCTCTACATTGATGCCCCGAAGGACGGCTTGGTGACTTTCCCGAACGGCTCGACCGAGGCGCTCGAGATGGACGGGACTTTCGGCCTCCTGAAATGGTCGGCGAAGACACAGACCGGCGTGGATGGCCTGTCGCGAACGACACGTCGGGCTTTCGACGCGCGGATGAACGTGACCCAGCTTGACGACTACAACGGTGTCCGGTCGTGCATGACCTATGCAGCGGACCGAAATGTCGAGCTGACGCGCATCGAGGGGTTGAACGCCACGGCGGTCTGCGATGTCGTCAGGACGGCGGCGTTGCCGGCCGGCGCACGAAAGATCAGCACGCAATGGCACCCGCTGTGGCGCATGGCCACCAGGACGGCGGAGCCGTTGCGTGTGACGACGATCATCCACAACGGCCAGCCGGATCCATTCAACGGAAACGCCATCGCGAGTTGCGCGCCTTCGGACGGTGTTCTCAGCAACCGCGAACCGATTGCCGTCGTGTGCAAGCGCGTGGAGCAGGCGACGACGGATGAAACCGGAGAGCAGGGTTTCGATGCGCAGCCGAAGCCGGGCGTGGCCACACGCATGGCGACCTGGACCTACACATCGCAAGGCAAGGTGTTGACGGAGAGAGATGCTCGCGGCGTCACCATCGTGACCAACGAGTACTACGCGGCGACGACCGCCGACTACACGAAGAACGATCTGAAGTCGACGACCAACGCGGTCGGGCACAAGACGAGCTTCCTTCGCTACAACGCGTACGGACAGCCGCTCGAGGTCGTGGATGCGAATGCGGCCAGCACGGTCTACACCTACGACGCGCGTCAGCGCGTGAAAACGACGACGACGTCCGGCTCGACCACGACCTTCGACTACTGGCCGACCGGAGAGCTCAAGCGCACTTCGCAAGCCGACGGCAGCACCGTGAACTATGAGTACGACGACGCGCGGCGCCTGACCGCGGTGGCGGACTCGCGTGGCAATCGGGTCGAGTACACGCTCGACGCGGAAGGCAAGCGGATCAAGGAAAACGCCAAGGACCCGAGTGGAGCGCTCAAGCGGACGATGAGCCGCGCGTTCGATGCGCTGGGTCGCGCACAACAGACGACAGGGAGGGAATAA
- the msrP gene encoding protein-methionine-sulfoxide reductase catalytic subunit MsrP: MHFHKPRDGQRIPSSEITSREVYDSRRGWLKSAGALGLTGLGLSGMSGANAQTAGPGKLAKLPGVKSTVPGATVMEKVTAYKDVTSYNNFYEFGTDKSDPAENAHTLKPRPWSVVIEGECAKPGRFGLDDLLKVAPMEERVYRLRCVEGWSMVIPWVGYSLAELLKKAEPTSKAKYVEFTTLADKAQMPGVRSGVLDWPYTEGLRLDEAMNPLTLMAFGLYGEVLPNQNGAPLRLVVPWKYGFKSAKSIVKIRFVEKQPVSSWTKAAQQEYGFFSNVNPQVDHPRWSQATERRIGEDGLFAKRRQTLMFNGYEAQVGQLYAGMDLKKNF, encoded by the coding sequence ATGCATTTCCACAAGCCCCGCGACGGTCAGCGCATCCCGTCCTCCGAGATCACCTCCCGCGAGGTCTACGACAGCCGCCGTGGCTGGCTGAAGTCGGCCGGCGCGCTCGGTCTGACCGGTCTGGGTTTGAGCGGCATGTCCGGCGCGAACGCGCAGACGGCCGGCCCCGGCAAGCTGGCGAAGCTGCCCGGCGTGAAGAGCACCGTGCCGGGCGCGACCGTGATGGAAAAGGTGACGGCCTACAAGGACGTCACCTCGTACAACAACTTCTACGAGTTCGGCACGGACAAGTCGGACCCCGCCGAGAACGCGCACACGCTCAAGCCGCGGCCCTGGTCCGTCGTCATCGAAGGCGAATGCGCCAAGCCGGGCCGCTTCGGCCTGGACGACCTGCTGAAGGTCGCGCCGATGGAAGAGCGCGTCTACCGCCTGCGCTGCGTCGAGGGCTGGTCGATGGTGATCCCCTGGGTTGGGTACTCGCTGGCGGAGCTGCTGAAGAAGGCGGAGCCGACGTCCAAGGCGAAGTACGTCGAGTTCACGACGCTGGCCGACAAGGCGCAGATGCCGGGTGTGCGCTCGGGCGTGCTGGACTGGCCGTACACCGAAGGCCTGCGCCTGGACGAGGCGATGAACCCGCTGACGCTGATGGCCTTCGGCCTGTACGGCGAAGTGCTGCCGAATCAGAACGGCGCGCCGCTGCGGCTGGTGGTGCCCTGGAAGTACGGCTTCAAGTCGGCCAAGTCCATCGTGAAGATCCGCTTCGTCGAGAAGCAGCCGGTGAGCAGCTGGACCAAGGCCGCGCAGCAGGAGTACGGCTTCTTCTCCAATGTGAATCCGCAGGTCGATCACCCGCGTTGGAGCCAGGCCACCGAGCGCCGCATCGGCGAAGACGGCCTCTTCGCCAAGCGCCGCCAGACCTTGATGTTCAACGGCTACGAGGCGCAGGTCGGCCAGCTCTACGCCGGCATGGATCTGAAGAAGAACTTCTGA